In Jejubacter calystegiae, the following are encoded in one genomic region:
- a CDS encoding MetQ/NlpA family lipoprotein: MSLKFKTVAAIGALVGALALAGCGQEEKDPNHIKVGVIVGAEQKVSEVAQKVAKEKYGLDVELVTFNDYVLPNEALSKGDIDVNAFQHKPYLDQQIKDRGYKLVPAGKTFVYPIAGYSKKIKSLDELQPGAQVALPNDPTNLGRSLLLLQKVGLIKLKDGVGLMPTVLDVTENPKNLKLLELEAPQLPRSLDDARIALAIINTTYASQIGLTPAKDGIFVEDKDSPYVNLIVAREDNKDAENVKKFVEAFQSDEVSEAANKIFNGGAVKGW, encoded by the coding sequence ATGTCTCTCAAATTTAAGACCGTTGCAGCAATTGGCGCCCTGGTCGGCGCCCTGGCTCTGGCAGGTTGCGGCCAGGAAGAGAAAGATCCGAACCATATTAAGGTCGGTGTGATCGTCGGTGCTGAGCAGAAAGTGTCTGAAGTCGCTCAGAAGGTCGCGAAAGAGAAATATGGTCTGGACGTTGAACTGGTGACTTTCAACGACTACGTCCTGCCTAATGAAGCGTTGAGCAAGGGCGATATCGACGTTAACGCATTCCAGCATAAACCCTATCTGGATCAGCAGATTAAAGATCGCGGCTATAAGCTGGTTCCGGCCGGCAAAACCTTTGTTTACCCCATCGCCGGTTATTCCAAAAAAATTAAATCGCTGGATGAATTACAGCCTGGCGCTCAGGTCGCTCTGCCTAACGATCCGACCAACCTTGGCCGTTCCCTGCTGCTGCTGCAGAAAGTGGGTCTGATCAAACTGAAAGACGGCGTTGGCCTGATGCCGACCGTGCTGGACGTGACCGAAAATCCGAAAAACCTGAAACTACTTGAGCTGGAAGCCCCGCAGCTGCCGCGTTCGCTGGATGATGCCCGTATCGCGCTGGCGATTATCAACACCACCTACGCCAGCCAGATTGGCCTGACCCCGGCGAAAGACGGCATCTTCGTGGAAGATAAAGACTCGCCGTACGTGAACCTGATCGTGGCGCGTGAAGACAATAAAGACGCTGAAAATGTGAAGAAATTCGTTGAGGCATTCCAATCTGACGAAGTTTCTGAAGCCGCAAATAAAATCTTCAATGGCGGTGCCGTGAAGGGTTGGTAA
- a CDS encoding methionine ABC transporter permease MetI, which yields MSEAMMWLLGRGVWETLMMTFVSGFFGFVIGLPVGVLLYVTRPGQIMENANLYRVVSALVNIFRSIPFIILLVWMIPFTRVIVGTSIGLQAAIVPLTVGAAPFIARMVENALLEIPSGLIEASRAMGATPMQIIRKVLLPEALPGLVNAATITLITLVGYSAMGGAVGAGGLGQIGYQYGYIGYDATVMNTVLVLLVVLVYLIQFGGDRIVRAVTRK from the coding sequence ATGTCTGAAGCAATGATGTGGCTTCTGGGTCGCGGGGTATGGGAAACCCTGATGATGACCTTTGTCTCCGGTTTCTTCGGTTTTGTGATTGGTCTTCCGGTCGGCGTACTGCTTTATGTCACCCGCCCGGGCCAGATTATGGAAAACGCGAATCTGTACCGCGTCGTCTCGGCGCTGGTGAACATTTTCCGCTCCATCCCCTTTATTATTCTGCTGGTGTGGATGATTCCCTTTACCCGCGTGATTGTCGGAACCTCTATTGGCCTGCAGGCGGCGATCGTGCCGCTCACCGTCGGTGCCGCGCCCTTTATCGCCCGTATGGTGGAAAATGCGCTACTGGAAATTCCGTCGGGCCTGATTGAAGCTTCACGCGCCATGGGCGCCACACCAATGCAAATTATTCGCAAGGTTCTGCTGCCGGAAGCGCTGCCGGGCCTGGTGAACGCGGCCACCATCACACTGATCACCCTGGTTGGCTACTCCGCCATGGGCGGCGCCGTGGGCGCCGGCGGTCTGGGACAGATTGGCTACCAGTACGGCTATATTGGTTATGATGCCACCGTCATGAATACGGTACTGGTTCTGCTGGTCGTTCTGGTCTATTTGATCCAGTTCGGTGGCGATCGCATCGTCCGCGCTGTAACACGCAAATAA
- the metN gene encoding methionine ABC transporter ATP-binding protein MetN, translating into MIKLSNITKVFQQGNRTIQALKDVSLHVPAGQIYGVIGSSGAGKSTLIRCVNLLERPTQGTVLVDGQDLTAMNATQLTRARRQIGMIFQHFNLLSSRTVFGNVALPLELDNTPRDEIKRRVTELLELVGLGEKQDAYPANLSGGQKQRVAIARALASNPKILLCDEATSALDPATTRSILELLKDINRRLGLTILLITHEMDVVKRICDCVAVISDGELIEQDTVGEVFSHPKTPLAQQFIQSTLHLDIPEDYALRLSDKASADTVPLLRLEFTGQSVNAPLLSETARRFNVNNNIISAQMDYAGGVKFGIMLTEMHGEQKDTEAAIDWLTQHHVKVEVLGYV; encoded by the coding sequence ATGATTAAACTTTCCAATATCACCAAAGTGTTCCAGCAGGGGAATCGCACCATCCAGGCGCTGAAAGACGTCAGCCTGCATGTGCCTGCCGGACAAATTTATGGGGTGATAGGCTCTTCCGGTGCAGGTAAAAGTACGCTCATCCGCTGCGTTAACCTGCTGGAGCGCCCCACCCAGGGAACCGTTCTGGTCGACGGCCAGGACCTGACGGCAATGAACGCCACCCAACTGACCCGGGCCCGCCGTCAGATAGGCATGATCTTCCAGCACTTTAACCTGCTCTCTTCACGTACCGTGTTCGGCAACGTGGCGCTGCCGCTGGAACTGGACAATACTCCGCGCGATGAAATCAAACGCCGCGTAACGGAGCTGCTTGAACTGGTTGGGCTGGGCGAAAAACAAGATGCTTACCCGGCCAACCTGTCAGGCGGTCAGAAACAGCGCGTAGCTATTGCCCGTGCGCTGGCGAGCAACCCGAAAATTCTGCTTTGTGACGAAGCCACCAGCGCCCTGGATCCAGCCACCACGCGCTCGATTCTGGAACTGTTGAAAGACATCAACCGTCGTCTGGGCCTGACCATTCTGCTGATCACCCATGAAATGGATGTCGTTAAACGCATCTGTGACTGTGTGGCGGTGATCAGCGATGGCGAGTTAATCGAACAGGATACCGTGGGCGAAGTGTTTTCTCACCCCAAAACCCCGCTGGCGCAGCAGTTTATCCAGTCCACGCTGCATCTGGATATTCCCGAGGACTATGCCCTGCGCCTGAGCGACAAAGCGAGCGCAGACACCGTTCCCCTGCTGCGTCTGGAGTTTACCGGGCAGTCGGTTAACGCTCCGCTGCTTTCCGAAACGGCGCGCCGCTTTAATGTTAACAACAACATTATTAGCGCTCAGATGGATTACGCCGGCGGCGTGAAATTCGGCATTATGCTGACTGAAATGCACGGCGAACAGAAAGATACCGAGGCAGCCATTGACTGGCTCACGCAGCATCATGTGAAGGTGGAGGTACTGGGTTATGTCTGA
- the gmhB gene encoding D-glycero-beta-D-manno-heptose 1,7-bisphosphate 7-phosphatase, which translates to MTKNVPAIFLDRDGTINVDHGYVHEIDQFQFIEGVIDAMRDLKAMGYALVLVTNQSGIARGIFSEEQFEQLTEWMDWSLADRGVDLDGIYYCPHHPEGKVEAFRLQCDCRKPQPGMLISARDFLHIDMASSYMVGDKLEDMQAAAAAGVGNKVLVRTGKPVTSDAEAAADWVIDSLAALPELIKRG; encoded by the coding sequence GTGACCAAAAACGTCCCCGCCATTTTTCTCGATCGTGACGGCACTATCAATGTCGATCACGGTTATGTACATGAGATAGATCAGTTTCAATTTATCGAGGGCGTCATCGACGCGATGCGCGATCTGAAAGCTATGGGGTATGCGTTGGTGCTGGTCACTAACCAGTCGGGGATTGCGCGCGGTATTTTCAGCGAGGAGCAGTTTGAGCAGCTAACGGAGTGGATGGACTGGTCGCTGGCAGATCGCGGCGTCGATCTCGATGGCATCTATTACTGTCCGCATCATCCGGAAGGAAAAGTGGAGGCATTTCGCCTGCAGTGCGACTGCCGCAAACCGCAACCGGGGATGCTGATTTCAGCGCGTGACTTCCTGCATATCGATATGGCCTCTTCTTATATGGTCGGGGATAAGCTGGAAGATATGCAGGCAGCCGCCGCCGCAGGCGTGGGTAATAAGGTGCTGGTTCGTACCGGGAAGCCAGTAACATCGGATGCCGAAGCGGCTGCGGATTGGGTAATTGATTCTCTGGCTGCGCTGCCTGAATTGATCAAAAGAGGCTAA
- the yafC gene encoding DNA-binding transcriptional regulator YafC, translated as MKTTSEELCTFVSVVESGSFSRAAQQLGQANSAVSRSVKKLEAKLGVSLLNRTTRHLSLTEEGSRYFRRAQHILQEMAAAENELLESRLRPRGLLRVDAATPVVLHLLAPLVKPFRERYPEVTLSLESSETFINLIERKVDVAIRAGVLSDSSLRARPLFTSYRRVLASPEYLAQHGTPQSVQELADHVCIGFSSPAMLNHWPLSQDDGQLYEVTPTLLSSSGETIKQLCLQGNGIACLSDFMVDNEIADGQLVELLRDAVLPVEMPFSAVYYSDQAVSSRIRAFIDFLSEHTTQPQPTPR; from the coding sequence ATGAAAACGACCTCTGAAGAGCTGTGCACTTTTGTTTCCGTGGTGGAGAGCGGTAGCTTCAGCCGCGCGGCACAACAATTAGGCCAGGCCAACTCCGCCGTCAGCCGCTCGGTTAAAAAGCTGGAAGCCAAGCTGGGTGTGAGTCTGCTGAACCGCACCACGCGTCACCTCAGCCTGACCGAAGAGGGAAGCCGCTACTTCCGGCGCGCTCAGCATATTTTGCAGGAGATGGCGGCGGCCGAAAACGAACTTCTGGAATCGCGCCTGCGCCCCAGGGGGCTGCTGCGGGTGGATGCCGCCACCCCTGTGGTTCTGCACCTGCTGGCGCCGCTGGTGAAGCCCTTTCGTGAACGTTATCCCGAAGTCACCCTGAGTCTGGAGTCGTCGGAAACTTTTATCAATCTGATTGAGCGCAAGGTCGATGTCGCCATACGCGCCGGAGTGCTGAGCGACTCCAGCCTGCGTGCCCGGCCACTGTTTACCAGCTACCGACGGGTTCTGGCTTCGCCGGAGTATCTGGCGCAGCACGGAACGCCCCAGAGCGTGCAGGAGCTGGCCGATCATGTCTGTATCGGCTTTAGCAGTCCTGCCATGTTAAACCACTGGCCGCTGTCCCAGGATGACGGACAACTCTATGAAGTGACGCCCACCCTGTTATCCAGCAGTGGGGAAACCATCAAACAGCTATGTCTGCAGGGCAATGGTATCGCCTGCCTGTCCGACTTTATGGTGGATAATGAGATAGCTGATGGACAGCTGGTAGAGCTACTGCGGGACGCCGTGCTACCGGTCGAAATGCCCTTCAGCGCGGTTTATTACAGCGATCAAGCCGTCAGTAGCCGTATCCGGGCCTTTATCGATTTTCTAAGCGAACATACGACTCAGCCTCAGCCGACGCCACGCTAA
- a CDS encoding endonuclease/exonuclease/phosphatase family protein has protein sequence MRRKTYAMRYVAGQPAERILPPGSFASIGQALPPGEPLPGGERFRVLVWNIYKQQRADWLSVLQNFGKEAQLVLLQEAQTTPELVRFATSNYLAADQVPAFVLPQHPSGVMTLSAAHPVYCCPLREREPILRLAKSALVTVYPLPDGRLLMVVNIHAVNFSLGVDVYSKQLGPIGDQIAHHQGPVIMGGDFNAWSRPRMAALYRFAREMMLREVRFTDDQRRRAFGRPLDFVFYRGLNVHEASVLVTRASDHNPLLVEFTPGKPEKR, from the coding sequence GTGCGAAGAAAAACCTACGCCATGCGCTATGTCGCCGGTCAGCCTGCGGAACGTATTCTGCCGCCGGGCTCCTTCGCGAGCATAGGTCAGGCGCTTCCTCCCGGCGAGCCGCTTCCCGGCGGCGAACGCTTTCGCGTGCTGGTATGGAATATCTACAAACAGCAGCGGGCCGACTGGCTCTCCGTGCTGCAGAACTTCGGTAAAGAGGCGCAACTGGTGTTGTTGCAGGAGGCCCAGACCACGCCTGAACTGGTGCGTTTCGCTACCAGCAACTATCTGGCCGCGGACCAGGTCCCCGCCTTTGTATTACCTCAGCATCCCTCTGGTGTGATGACGCTGTCAGCGGCTCACCCGGTCTACTGCTGTCCGCTGCGCGAGCGAGAGCCGATTCTGCGGCTGGCGAAATCGGCGCTGGTTACGGTCTATCCGCTACCTGATGGGCGTCTGCTGATGGTCGTCAATATTCATGCCGTTAACTTCAGCCTGGGGGTGGATGTCTACAGCAAACAGCTGGGACCCATTGGCGACCAGATTGCTCATCATCAGGGACCCGTGATTATGGGCGGCGATTTTAATGCCTGGAGTCGTCCACGCATGGCGGCCCTGTATCGCTTTGCTCGTGAAATGATGCTGCGAGAAGTACGTTTTACTGATGACCAGCGGCGCCGGGCTTTCGGACGCCCGCTCGACTTCGTCTTTTACCGCGGTCTGAATGTCCATGAAGCCTCTGTGCTGGTAACTCGCGCATCCGATCACAATCCGCTACTCGTCGAATTCACACCCGGCAAACCTGAAAAGCGTTAA
- a CDS encoding class I SAM-dependent methyltransferase, with product MTTDTHHDRVDQQFGSQASAYLNSSVHASGGDLERLGNVLARFSDARLLDMGCGAGHASFVAAQHVRETVAYDLSAQMLEVVASAASERQLDSLTTCQGYAERLPFDDASFDIVISRYSAHHWHDVGQALREVRRVLKPGGRVIIMDVAAPGHPVLDIWLQTVEALRDTSHVRDYPAAEWLGFVGEAGLNVVNLSADKLVLEFSSWIARMRTPAPLAEAIRLYQRSASTDVQRYFRLQDDGSFTSDIIWIEALKAE from the coding sequence ATGACAACCGACACTCATCACGATCGTGTGGATCAGCAGTTTGGTTCACAGGCCAGCGCCTACCTGAACAGCAGCGTACATGCCAGCGGGGGAGATCTCGAACGGTTGGGGAACGTGCTGGCTCGCTTTTCTGATGCCCGCCTGCTGGATATGGGCTGTGGTGCTGGCCATGCCAGCTTCGTGGCTGCACAGCATGTCCGGGAGACGGTCGCTTATGACCTGTCGGCACAGATGCTGGAAGTGGTTGCCAGTGCGGCTAGCGAACGCCAACTGGATAGTCTGACCACATGCCAGGGATACGCTGAACGGCTCCCTTTCGATGATGCCAGCTTTGATATTGTGATTAGCCGCTATTCGGCGCATCACTGGCACGATGTGGGTCAGGCGTTAAGAGAGGTGCGCCGGGTTCTGAAACCGGGTGGCAGGGTGATTATTATGGATGTGGCAGCGCCGGGCCATCCGGTGCTGGATATCTGGCTGCAAACGGTTGAGGCGCTGCGAGATACTTCCCACGTGCGTGACTATCCTGCCGCTGAGTGGCTGGGCTTTGTCGGCGAAGCGGGGTTGAACGTCGTCAATCTGTCCGCTGATAAACTGGTGCTGGAGTTTTCCTCCTGGATTGCCCGTATGCGTACACCGGCCCCGCTGGCGGAGGCGATTCGGCTGTATCAGCGGAGTGCCTCTACTGATGTTCAGCGCTACTTCAGGTTGCAGGACGATGGCAGCTTTACCAGTGATATCATCTGGATAGAAGCATTGAAGGCCGAATAA
- the mltD gene encoding murein transglycosylase D → MKAKAILLASVLLVGCQGTKHDGNVQQHAQSLSAAGQGEAGKLTGRATSARWADEQSFLAQDQDLWAFISNELKMGIPENSRIRAQKQKYLKNKSYLHDVTFRAEPYMYWIAGQIKERNMPMELVLLPIVESAFDPHATSSRSAAGLWQIIPSTGRNYGLKQTSAYDGRRDVVASTTAALNMMQRLNRMFDGDWLLTVAAYNSGEGRVLNAMKANKRRGKPTDFWSLPLPQETRLYIPKMLALSEIFKNSKQYGVSLPSADESRALARVEVNNPMTLSKVADMAGISVSQMKTYNAGYKNARLGSSGPQYVMVPRKHAGQLRTSLAASDFESVQSGLLAENRSSGAQGNAGDSYTVRKGDTLSTIASRMNVSTRDLQRWNNLRGAQIRPGQKLSLGDASDASQLASNRSSNSGVTYRVRKGDSLSSIAKRHGVQIKDLERWNDDTDNLRPGDQLTLFVKNDDTPDT, encoded by the coding sequence ATGAAGGCAAAAGCGATACTACTCGCCTCTGTTCTGCTGGTGGGTTGCCAGGGTACAAAGCACGACGGCAACGTTCAACAGCATGCTCAGAGCCTTTCTGCAGCTGGTCAAGGTGAAGCAGGGAAGTTGACAGGTCGAGCGACCTCCGCGCGATGGGCTGACGAACAGTCTTTCCTCGCGCAGGATCAAGATCTGTGGGCCTTTATAAGTAACGAGCTAAAGATGGGGATTCCGGAGAACAGCCGGATTCGCGCGCAGAAACAAAAATACTTAAAAAATAAGAGCTATCTCCACGATGTAACATTCAGGGCCGAGCCCTATATGTACTGGATAGCCGGGCAGATTAAAGAACGAAATATGCCCATGGAGCTGGTACTACTGCCCATAGTGGAGAGTGCTTTTGATCCCCATGCAACGTCTTCCCGAAGCGCCGCAGGCCTCTGGCAGATTATACCGAGCACGGGGCGTAATTACGGTCTGAAGCAGACCAGCGCCTACGACGGTCGTCGTGACGTGGTGGCCTCTACCACCGCCGCGCTGAACATGATGCAGCGCCTGAACCGCATGTTTGACGGTGACTGGCTGCTGACCGTCGCCGCCTACAACAGCGGTGAAGGTCGGGTGCTGAATGCAATGAAGGCGAACAAGCGTCGCGGTAAGCCGACTGACTTCTGGTCACTGCCACTGCCGCAGGAAACCAGGCTGTATATCCCCAAAATGCTGGCTTTGAGTGAAATTTTCAAAAACAGCAAACAGTACGGGGTAAGTTTGCCGTCGGCAGACGAAAGCCGCGCACTGGCACGCGTTGAGGTCAATAATCCGATGACGCTGAGCAAAGTGGCCGATATGGCCGGGATCTCCGTTAGCCAGATGAAGACTTACAACGCGGGCTATAAAAATGCCCGACTGGGCAGCAGTGGCCCGCAGTACGTCATGGTACCGCGCAAGCATGCAGGCCAGTTGAGAACGTCGCTGGCGGCCAGTGACTTCGAATCAGTACAGTCTGGTCTGCTGGCGGAAAATCGCAGCAGCGGCGCGCAAGGGAACGCTGGCGACAGCTACACGGTGCGTAAAGGCGATACGCTTTCTACCATCGCATCGCGGATGAACGTCAGCACCCGCGATCTGCAGCGCTGGAACAACCTGCGCGGTGCGCAGATTCGCCCGGGTCAGAAACTGAGCCTGGGTGACGCCAGCGACGCTTCGCAGCTGGCCAGCAACCGCAGTAGTAACAGTGGTGTTACCTATCGCGTACGCAAAGGAGATTCCCTCTCCAGTATCGCGAAGCGTCACGGCGTGCAGATCAAAGATCTGGAGCGCTGGAATGACGATACCGATAACCTGCGGCCCGGCGATCAACTGACGCTGTTTGTTAAGAACGACGATACGCCGGATACCTGA
- the gloB gene encoding hydroxyacylglutathione hydrolase translates to MNLTSIPAFQDNYIWVLHDETGKCLIVDPGDAAPVQKAIEENDWHPEGILLTHHHQDHVGGVKKLLENYPDLPVWGPQETQDKGANRIVADGDRVAILGLEFSVFATPGHTLGHICWYAAPWLFCGDTLFSGGCGRLFEGTPEQMFLSFQRINQLPEQTLICCAHEYTESNLAFALSVLPEDVDLNSYYRKVKELRVTKQKTLPSTLKTERRINIFLRTEDSDFIKQIKNKTNLQQPKQLFAWLRAAKDNF, encoded by the coding sequence ATGAATCTTACCAGTATTCCCGCTTTCCAGGACAACTACATCTGGGTTCTTCACGACGAAACGGGAAAATGTCTGATTGTGGATCCCGGTGATGCCGCGCCGGTACAGAAAGCGATCGAGGAAAACGACTGGCATCCCGAAGGGATTTTGCTGACCCATCACCACCAGGACCACGTTGGCGGCGTAAAAAAACTGCTGGAAAATTATCCGGACCTGCCAGTCTGGGGACCACAGGAAACCCAGGATAAAGGGGCTAACAGGATAGTCGCCGACGGCGATCGCGTTGCTATTTTGGGCCTCGAATTTTCCGTTTTCGCGACACCAGGCCACACTCTGGGTCACATCTGCTGGTATGCAGCCCCCTGGCTTTTCTGTGGCGACACCCTATTCTCCGGCGGTTGCGGACGCCTTTTTGAAGGCACGCCCGAACAGATGTTCCTGTCTTTTCAACGCATTAATCAGTTGCCAGAACAAACGTTAATTTGTTGCGCTCACGAGTACACTGAGAGCAATCTGGCCTTCGCGTTGAGTGTCCTTCCTGAAGATGTGGATTTGAACAGCTATTACAGAAAAGTTAAAGAGTTACGTGTAACAAAGCAAAAAACACTCCCCTCAACTCTGAAAACTGAGCGCAGAATTAATATTTTCCTTAGAACAGAAGATTCTGATTTTATTAAACAAATCAAAAATAAAACAAACTTGCAACAACCAAAGCAACTTTTTGCATGGTTAAGGGCTGCTAAAGACAACTTCTGA
- a CDS encoding class I SAM-dependent methyltransferase, which produces MKPARIPDTIAAPDRWAELPWGEYYRDALEQRLQPWLAKMFGFHLIKVGNLSTEIATDACAISHQVNLALQGENLQVVADPLHLPFASDSVDACLLAHTLSWCQDPHRLLREVDRILIDDGWLILSSFNPISLVGLRKLVPFQRRRVAPWNSRMFPLARQLDWLSLLNFEVLHQGCFQVLPWSRQGGKMLSTHLPALGCLQLIVARKRTIPLTFNPMKQRREKTQLRPAVGATRQCRVTVSSRNSQQDSRHPRSRD; this is translated from the coding sequence ATGAAACCGGCAAGGATACCTGACACGATCGCTGCGCCTGACCGCTGGGCTGAGCTCCCCTGGGGGGAATATTATCGCGATGCACTGGAGCAGCGCCTTCAGCCATGGCTGGCGAAGATGTTTGGCTTTCATCTTATTAAGGTAGGCAATTTGAGCACTGAGATTGCCACCGATGCCTGCGCCATTTCACACCAGGTTAACCTGGCGTTACAAGGGGAAAACTTGCAGGTGGTGGCCGATCCGTTACATCTGCCGTTTGCGTCGGATTCGGTCGATGCCTGCCTGCTGGCCCATACCCTGTCGTGGTGCCAGGATCCGCACCGGCTGCTGCGGGAGGTGGATCGAATTCTGATCGATGACGGCTGGCTTATCCTTAGCAGCTTTAATCCCATCAGTCTGGTGGGGCTGCGTAAGCTGGTGCCCTTCCAGCGCCGCCGCGTGGCTCCCTGGAACAGCCGAATGTTTCCACTGGCGCGTCAGCTCGACTGGTTGTCGCTGTTAAACTTCGAGGTGTTGCACCAGGGCTGTTTTCAGGTTCTTCCCTGGTCGCGTCAGGGAGGGAAAATGCTCAGTACCCACCTGCCGGCCTTGGGTTGCTTGCAGCTGATCGTGGCGCGTAAGCGCACCATTCCACTGACGTTTAACCCCATGAAACAACGGCGGGAGAAGACCCAGCTCCGTCCGGCCGTTGGCGCCACCCGACAGTGCCGGGTAACGGTCAGCTCCCGGAACTCTCAGCAAGATAGCCGCCATCCTCGCTCGCGGGATTAG
- the rnhA gene encoding ribonuclease HI has translation MVSVSSTICLAIPVFVLMALIYVRLGVFNTGSLPEMGKQVEIFTDGSCLGNPGPGGYGAILRYKQHEKTFSAGYHLTTNNRMELMAAIVALEALREPCEVVLSTDSQYVRQGITSWIHNWKKRGWKTASKQPVKNVDLWQRLDLALKPHQVRWEWVKGHAGHPENERCDELARNAATNPASEDGGYLAESSGS, from the coding sequence GTGGTTTCGGTATCGAGTACGATCTGTCTTGCTATACCGGTATTCGTGCTCATGGCGCTCATTTATGTCAGACTTGGCGTTTTCAACACAGGAAGTCTACCAGAGATGGGTAAACAGGTAGAAATTTTCACCGACGGCTCCTGCCTGGGCAACCCCGGCCCCGGCGGTTATGGCGCCATTCTACGCTATAAGCAGCATGAAAAAACCTTTAGCGCGGGTTATCACCTGACCACCAACAACCGTATGGAGTTGATGGCGGCCATTGTGGCACTGGAGGCGCTGCGTGAACCCTGCGAAGTGGTGCTAAGCACCGACAGCCAGTACGTACGACAGGGCATCACTTCATGGATCCACAACTGGAAGAAGCGCGGCTGGAAGACCGCCAGTAAGCAGCCGGTGAAAAATGTCGATCTCTGGCAACGGCTGGATCTGGCACTCAAACCGCATCAGGTGCGCTGGGAGTGGGTAAAAGGCCATGCAGGGCATCCGGAAAACGAACGCTGCGACGAACTGGCACGCAACGCGGCCACTAATCCCGCGAGCGAGGATGGCGGCTATCTTGCTGAGAGTTCCGGGAGCTGA
- the dnaQ gene encoding DNA polymerase III subunit epsilon: protein MSTNTGIARQIVLDTETTGMNQIGAHYEGHCIIEIGAVEVINRRLTGNNFHVYIKPDRLVDPEAFMVHGIADEFLMSQPTFAEVADDFIDYIRGAELIIHNASFDIGFMDYEFGKLKRGIPKTNTFCEVTDSLALARKMFPGKRNSLDALCSRYEIDNTKRTLHGALLDSQILADVWLAMTGGQTSMTFAMEGESQQEQGSETVQRVVRRAQALRVIAASDEELMNHESRLDLVEKKGGSCLWRA, encoded by the coding sequence ATGAGCACGAATACCGGTATAGCAAGACAGATCGTACTCGATACCGAAACCACGGGTATGAACCAGATCGGTGCCCATTATGAGGGGCACTGCATTATTGAGATCGGGGCCGTTGAGGTTATCAACCGCCGCCTGACGGGCAATAATTTCCACGTTTACATTAAGCCGGACCGGCTGGTGGATCCTGAAGCCTTTATGGTTCACGGTATCGCTGATGAGTTTCTGATGAGCCAGCCGACTTTTGCCGAGGTGGCGGACGACTTTATCGACTATATTCGTGGCGCCGAGCTTATCATCCATAACGCATCGTTTGATATCGGCTTTATGGACTACGAGTTTGGGAAGCTCAAGCGCGGAATCCCTAAAACCAATACCTTCTGCGAGGTGACCGACAGCCTGGCGCTGGCGCGTAAGATGTTTCCCGGCAAGCGTAATAGCCTGGATGCGCTCTGTTCCCGCTACGAAATAGATAACACCAAACGTACCCTGCACGGGGCATTGCTCGACTCCCAAATTCTGGCCGATGTCTGGCTGGCGATGACCGGTGGGCAAACGTCAATGACCTTCGCTATGGAAGGGGAGTCTCAACAGGAACAGGGGAGCGAAACTGTTCAGCGTGTTGTACGACGCGCTCAGGCTCTACGAGTGATTGCCGCCAGCGATGAGGAGCTGATGAACCACGAATCGCGTCTCGATCTGGTGGAAAAGAAGGGCGGAAGCTGCCTCTGGCGCGCCTGA